AAGTTCAGGATGGCATTGAGCTACAGGCAGGAGATGAGGTGGAATTCTCAGTGATTTTCAATCAGCGCACTGGCAAGTGCAGTGCTTGTAATGTTTGGCGAGTCTGGTGagttctttgttgttgttgattagTAACCTCCCTGGACTGTCTCTTTTGTAATCTCtgctttatcatatttttttcacttttccatcactgctttttttttttaatcctcttttgCCACTTTCTGGTTGTTTCTTCATTGTCTAAATTTTGTAGTTTAGCATTTCTGGCACtatgtttttgttctgttttaataacaaaatagCATGAGAGGAGGTGGGAGTCTCTGgaaatatttcttcatattttccttttctaatgtttttccaTACCTGCTACATTGTTTTATGTGTCTGTGGAACTGGTTTTCTGGTTGCAGACCAGTCTAGGGATGACCCTCACCCaaatgattcttccagctcctaAGCAATAATAAACATTGAGTTcagaataaaaacataaacttgtctgccctgtcttgctagttagTTAGTTGGCTAGGTGAGGCAAGAGTCTCCCCTCATTAAAACTGAGTCATTTGGGTAGTTAGGTAGAAGACACACTCCTCTGCATGTACTTTGCTTCCCACCAAGTGTTGCTTCTTCTCACCTCTTGACTTTGTTACAGCGAGGGCCCCAAGGCTGTTGCAGCTCCACGACCTGATAGGTTGGTCAATCGCTTGAAGAACATCACCCTGGATGATGCCAGTGCTCCTCGCCTAATGGTTCTTCGTCAGCCAAGGGGACCAGATAACTCAATGGTATGAGGGCATACAAGGTTTTGGGCGGATGGGGGCAACTGACAGACCAACATACTACTTGAGAACCTATTTTAGCAGAACTCAAAGAGCTTCCTTTACCAAGGTGCTTCAGTATTGCTATCATAACTAGTTAGCATCCCTGCACATTGGTTCAGCCCCTAACGTAATGGTTGCTTACAGTAAGAGGAACATTTCTTGGTGTTCCTGATACTTTGAACATAGTTTAGGAAGGCTTACTATagatttcctcctctgcaaaagaATTGGTGGTGATTGAGAGTAATGCTTTGGTAGTCCCTTTTGGAATTGTGAATGTACAATGATTGTCATACACCCAGGTCATTAACTGCAATTTTATTTCCTCACAGGGATTTGGTGCCGAAAGAAAGATCCGTCAAGCTGGTGTCATTGACTAACCACATCCACAAAGCACATCATTAATCCACTATGATCAAGTTGGGGGGATTCTGGTGAAGGGTTCTGAATATCTCCCTCTTCATCCCTCCCAAAATCTGGAATACTTATTCTATTGAGCTATTACACCAGTTTTAACACCTTCCTCgtgttatgtttaaaaaaataaataaatttaagaaaaccattttaaaattatgcagttGCAGCCTGGAAAACTTAAGGTGGCGCCTTATAGAATCAATTTTAGGAGCTTTATTTGGTGCATTTAACGCAACTGGTAATTGCAAAATCCACTTCTGCCTGTGTAAGTGAAAAATATAGACTGTTACCTTGTTGGCCCTGTGAAATTCTGCACTTGATACTTAGTATATACTCTACCTTCATTACTTCTGGCAAGATGTTCTGCCTTAGACTCAGttgcattctttttccttttctgttcattATGCTTTAATTCTGAGGACCATATGGTggtagaatatattaaaaattacaaaaatttgtATAGGCAAACCATTTCTTTAAGTTGATGGccaaatgttaaaatgttatttttcatatcatttataaTCTTGTCACAGTCCACTTAATGAAGTTTGGTTAGATTTCAGTGAAAATTATCTTCCAGGGTAGTTTCCCCCACCCTGGGATGGGGGGGTGTGACTTTACCACAATTAGTATATATGGTGCAGAATTTCATGCAAATAAGGTGTGCCAGCAGTGTGATAATTTAAacgtatttaaagaaaaacaaaaggatgaATGCACAAACTTGCTGCTGCTTAGATCACTGCAGCTTCTAGGACCCAGTTTCTTTTActgatttcaaaacaaaacaaacaaaaaataataaaaaagttgtGCCTGAAatgaatcttgttttttttataagTAGCCGCCTGGTTCCTGTGTCCTGTAAAAAGTACAGGCACTTGACCCTTGTTGTAGCTTCTGTTCGGCTTTATATCACGGGAACGGATTGGTCTGATTTCTTGGCCCTCATATTGAATTGGCCACATGCAGGGTCCCTGGCCAGTGGACTGAAGGCTTTGTCTAAGATGACAAGGGTCAGCTCAGGGGATGTGGGGGAGGGTGCTTTTATCTTCCCTGTTGTCGTTTGAGGTTTTGATCTTCTCTGGGTAAAGAGGCCATTTATCTTTGTAAACACGTAACACTTTTGCTTTCTCCAGTTTTCTGTTAATGGCGAAAGAATGGAAGcgaataaagttttactgattTTTGAGACACTAGCACCTAGCGCTTTCATTATTAAAACGTCCTGTATGGGAGGGGCGGGTCTGGGTGCGGCCTGCCGCGTGACTCCTGGGTCGGAGGCCCACGTGGCCGGGGCGGGGACTCCGGCGCCTGGGGCGCCGACTGATTGCGTAGCGGGCGGGGCCGGAAGTGCCGCTCCCTGGTGGGGGCTGTTCATGGCGGTTCCGGGGTCTCCAACATTTTTCCCGGTTGTGGTCCAAATCTGTCCGAAGCGGAGGCAGGGGAGCTTGAGGTAAGGCTCTGGCGTGTGTAGCGTTCGACTTCGGAGCATGCTGACGACTCCTTGTTGCCAGGAATCGAGCGGAATCTACGAGCTGGAGACAAAGGCCCTGGGCGGTGGGTCCTTCGTTTTGAGCCCTACGGGGGAGCTCTTTGGAGACAGacgggggagagagaaggggagacgGTCTGGAGGCCGTCCCCCAGAGCTCAGAAGATTTAGAGGAGTAGGAAGGGGGGTTTTCGTTACCTTAGGCTGAGGGCGGGGCCCAAGGGCTATTGAAAAATAGACGAGGGTGGGGGTAGCTTAGAAGACTAATAGAGAATTCTGAGATCCACAGTAACCTGCAAGTGTTTTTGCACTCCTGAATCACTTTGAGAACCAAGTGGAGATGAACGTGTACGGAACCAATACATTTCAGACTGGTTTTAGTTACTGTTGATAACAGAAAGCTTTGAAGTACTGTAGATGTGGTTCGACAGTTAACCCTAATTGCTGCTTTCCCGCAGGTTCTTGCTGGTGTGAAATGACTGAGTACAAACTGGTGGTGGTTGGAGCAGGTGGTGTTGGGAAAAGCGCACTGACAATCCAGCTGATCCAGAACCACTTTGTAGATGAATATGATCCCACCATAGAGGTGAGGCCCAGTGGCAGTCCGCTGACCATACCTCTCTCGGTTTACTCTTAACCCATTCCCTTTCCCATACCTTTCAGCTATTCCTTAGCTAAAGGAATAatcaggagagaaaataaaaagttatttgggGCACTGTGTTCAGTAATACAATAAGTAAAGCTTTACCTGTTTTTGGAGAAGAGTTCACTTTTATTAGCTACTgaagattttcttaaaagtttacaGTTTTTAACAGTTTTGAGAACGGTTACAAACTCAGTATTGAACTCATTTAGTTTCTCCGCATATGACAGCTCCgttaaaaagaaacacaggtcATAGATAGAATACCTGAATGATAGCAGGATGGAGATAAAGGATTCAGAGATCTGAGTGTTTCTTAGCCACTTGAAGCAGCTGAGACTGGGGGTTGGGGAAGAAAGAGCATGAGATTTTTAGTCACTGTGCCTAGGAATACGGTCCCTGTTTGCAGTTAGTTATATGATAGTGAGCAAatcacttttctcatctattaaattACCATAAACCTGTCTTGCCTGACTCCCAGGGGATGTTGTGAAAAatcaaatatgttaaatttttgtGGATACTAACGCACTGTGTAATTATCACttatttaaagtttcttttgtttttgtgggaGTTCATGTTATAGATTGGTTTCAGTAAATGGCATCTAAAGTCCTTTAAGTAAAGAGTTTGTAATCTTATTCAATTTAGAAATGTCTAACTTTAGAGATTATTTTAATCCACATCCTGGTCTTCGTACCACCCAGCCATTGAGTGTTTAATGCAAGCTAACTCTAAtatagccattattaaaaattagtcattagtccttggcaaaattttattttaggcttACCAGCTTTAGTATTAATGGttagaacattttaatatttttcagttttatttgttgCGAGGTAATTTACATAAGGTATATAAATCTTACATCTATAGCTCAGTGGCTTTAAATTTGTGTACACTTATGTAACCGCCACATAGATAAAAATATAGACTATTTCCAATGCCCAGGAGAGTTTTCCCATGCCCCTTTCTAGTCAGTAAACTCCCCTATCCTGCCAGGAAATGACCACTTCTCTGACTTCTATTATCATAAATTAGTTTGACTAAAACCtatctttatcattttaattttgcttatttcCTCAGAACACTCATACATTTGACCCTATTTCATGCTTTAAGGAAATTTTGACAATGTGAATTCTATGTTAATTTGAAAGTATATTACAGTCCTGCAATGACGTAAGTTACAGAGGCGCTGTTCAATGGGCTGGCAAACTATGTTGCATACTGTTTCTGGAGCCAGATCTTTACTAAGTGTGATGAggttattttctttgaattgaaTTTCCagaacataaatattaaaatacaagtaaaattttTGCCTTAGAGCcaaattgaacatttttttttaatatgatctATGCATGTCTATCTTCCCGAGGAATTAATGTAACTATACCATGTTTAGAACCTTTAGGAATTTGATTCAGGAATATTCCCCAGAGGTACAGTCTGTCatgatgagaaaaatattttgatattataaCCTTGTCTGAAATAAAAGGTATTTGTGTATTTAATCATAAACACAAAAGATAGTGCATCCTGGACCAAGTTATAATTGGTGGAGGTATGTTTAGAATTGTAaatggacaataaacaaataagagaaGTACACTTCATACTTCAGTGAACGTAATCTCTAGTCTAAGTGCGGTAGAACTGTCTTTTCAATTAccatgttttcttcatcttttccagGAACAGAGTGACCACATTTTCCTTTCTATAGGCATATAGCATTTGGGGCTTTTTTCCTAGGGTGACATTAAGTACTTTCTGTTTGTGATTATATATCAGCAGTTTGAGGGACAAACCAAAGAGACAGAATTGGACTTGGTTAGGAGCTTATTTAACCTTAGCAATAGCATCGCATTCCctgtgatttttaataaaaatggaatctccctctctccctgcccgcctcccctccacaccccagGATTCTTACCGAAAACAGGTGGTTATAGATGGTGAAACCTGTCTGTTGGACATACTGGATACAGCTGGACAAGAGGAGTACAGTGCCATGTGAGACTAATACATGAGGACAGGCGAAGGCTTCCTTTGTGTATTTGCCATCAATAATAGCAAATCATTTGCAGATATTAACCTCTACAGGTATTAGGAGCATTGTTTTTTCTGAAAGGATGATCTTTAAGTGTGTTCTGAAGTTTTGGGGTGGGAATGAGGATACCGCACTAGGGAAGATACAATGTTTTAATTATGAAAAGAATTGCTTTTAGGTTGTGACATTGAGAATCTGGGGTTATTACTGAAAGTTAATACTggagtttattttatataagctACTATATCTAGAATGCCTGATGCTACATAAATGAAGCTTGCTTGCTAATGGGAGTGATTCAGAACTAGAGGTGTTATGAGCGACTACAGAGAGGAAAACACCTCTGAGAAACATGCTTCAGTAAGTAATAGAGAAGATAGCAGGAAGAAAccaatggggggaggggggttagATAAAGATGAAAGCAAGGCAAAGGGGGGGTTAGATAAAGATGGTCTTTCTCCACAGAACCTTAAAGTTTCAAACCTCGATTGGACCATGAAAATTCTAATAcaacattcttattttacagaaacaAATTTCAGAAAGTGGTTTGTTAGGTTTTCATAGTCATGATTGTTATTCATAGCAGAGCCAGGACCAAAAACCCAGGGCTCTTTTTTCTTAGCTCTGTGTTCTTTAAGCAGAATAATATAATGGTTAAGAACATAGACTCTGCCTGGGTTGAAATTTGGCTCCATCATCTCTTAGCCATGGAACTTTGGGGCAAACTACTAAAtcgctgggcctcagtttccttatctataatatGGAGATAGTAGTACCTACCAAGagttgctgtgaaaattaaaCGAGTTAATAAATATGTGAATCACTCAGAGCAGTGTTTAGCACAGAGTAAATGCTACACAAGCGTTCTGCCTATAGCCTGAGTCTTGGCGTATGCTCCATCCATATGACGATGTCGAGTCTCAGAAACAAACTAGTCTAAAACTGGTTTTCTTCCCCTAAACCTGCTctactttccattttctctctgcaGTTAATAGCAGCACttaataaaatgcttagcactTGGCAAGcaccaaaaaaatatttgctgaatttctagaaatcatttttctccttaggttGTCTTATATTATCCCTTCACATAGGTTACTACCATCACACCAAAGCTCAGTTCTGCAGATAGCCAGTGAAATGCATTTCAAGTACATGACTTTGTATGTAATCCCAGGGTAGAGTCTAGAGCAGTGCTGTGCAGTATGGTAGCCACAAACCATATGTGgttatttaaattcattaaaattgggcttccctggtggtgcagtggttgagagtccacctgccaatgcaggggacatgggttcaagccctgacccgggaagaacccacaggccatggagcagctaaacccgtgtgccacagctactgagcctgtgtgccacaactactgaagcccgtgcgcccagagcctgtgctccacaacaagagaagccactgcaatgagaagcctgcgcaccacaacaaagagtagcccctgctcgccacatcAGCgaagagaaaagcctgcgcacagcaacggagacccaacacagccaaaaataaataaataaatttatttattttaaaataaattcattaaaattaaacaatttaaaaatcagttccttGGCCCCATTAGCAACTGACATTTCAGGTGTTCAATAACTTCATATGACTAGCATATATAGTTGGACAGTGCAACTagagaacatttctatcatcataAGTCCTATTGGACAGGGTTGATCAAGAGAATCTGGAACAGTAGTTTCCAAACTGCTGTGTGGTATGTCTTACTTGTCATTGAAGAGAGAACTGTCAGTTGGGAGTTCCAAATCCTTTAGTCCCATGTTAATAAGAGCAGTTCTGGTGTTTCCTATTTTatatcttggacttccagctatAATTTGTTTGAAGAAAATGTTTGGACACCACCCATCTAGAGAAATGGATAGACTGTCTTTCATTAAATACTGTCACTCTCAAGGGAGCTTCAAAAAGTTATTTGGAGACAGTAAGCTTTACTTTTTATACTTCAGACCTTAACCTAGAGTGTGATTTCGAGTTGCCAGTTAACTCCAGAGCCAAGCTCTTTGGAGAATCAAGGAGATTAACAAGGACATGTGTCAAGATAGAAGGTGAACTGATACTTGGCTTCCTTGCGGCTGCTGCATCAAGTCTACACCAGTCTTCTTAGTATGCAAGGcctttttaagtagaaaaaaagtgaaactcaGTAGAGAATCTAATAGGGCTAGGTGAAATTtgctaggttttcttttttgccctAGCTGTTTATTCCTTCCTAAAAGTTTATTCTTATGTTATGATAACATATTCCCTTTTTTAGGGAACAGATTAAGCGTGTAAAAGACTCAGATGATGTACCTATGGTGCTAGTAGGAAACAAGTGTGATTTGCCAACAAGGACAGTTGACACAAAACAAGCCCATGAACTGGCCAAGAGTTATGGGATTCCATTCATTGAAACCTCAGCCAAGACCAGACAGGTATAGTACAGCTTTTAGCATCTGGCAAGGGTTTATTTACGGCAGAAAAGTTTGATTGATTGACTCTTCACTAGAGACGTGATCCACATTCTttgttgttttggattttttaaatactgttctatttttttaatcttcagtttaaacccaaaatgaatttattaatattCAAGTGTGGTTTCTTTTTTACTCCTGCAAATTAACATgcacaaatatttctaaaatgaagacCCTTGATTAAAGATACTTAAAACATTAGTCCTTTATCCATCAACACCAGCTACTATTTAAGGCATAGGCCCTCCTGAATGGAATCTTTAGATCTGGTAGTTCTGTATGTCCCACGTTACCCATTTTCCTTTACTTGAATGTTATCTTTGCAGAAAGTGCTATTTGTATATCAGCCTGCTAATGTGACTCAATAGGAATGCTGAATCAGCCTATTTTATCAgctaataatttaataattgcAATTTTAAATCCACATAAAGAAGTACAAATGAGAGAGAGCTTACAGCTTGGGTTGTGTCTGTTAAGCtgtctttatcattttctctcttttataggGTGTTGAAGATGCCTTTTACACACTGGTAAGAGAAATACGTCAGTACCGAATGAAAAAACTCAACAGCAGTGATGATGGGACTCAAGGTTGTATGGGATTGCCATGTGTGGTGATGTAACAAGGTGAGCATGTGGTCTCTtgacataattataaatattatttaggcAATTTGGAGGAGTGTTGCTATTATcttttctatgtttctgtttaaCGGAGTTTCTGCTCACTTAGAACTATAAAATGAACTTTCCTATGGCACCCTTTCTGAGAGTACCACAGCCTAAACTGTTTCTAAAACATCTAATTATTTTACAGACTTAAATTttcaataatattagaaattagAAGACATTGTTTATGAAATGTATTACCAGGAGCTTGAAGGATCACTACATGATGATGACATGGTGTGTATTCTTTTCTCATAGATACTTTTAAAGTTCTAGCATCAGAAAAGAGCCACCGTCAAGGTAGGACAGGTTTGGAAACGAATGTATTATCatttatgttgattttttaacCTTGTTTTTCTAATACTCTCTATGTACCATTTATATAGATTCCATCTTTATTTCAGCTGCACTGACACCTTGGTCCTGACTTCCCTGGAGGAGAAGTATTCCTGTTGCTATCTTCAGTCTCACAAAGAAGCTCCTGCGATTTCCCCAACTCTCAGTAGATCagtataatattctctatttGAGAAGTTCTCAGAGTAACTACCTCCTCAGTTGGTTGTCTGACCAGAGAAATGAACCTCTTGTTACTCCCAGTATTTCTCCACCCTGGGTTCTCCCCGAGCACACACAAACCTCCGCCACCCCAGGTTTTTCATCTGAAAAGCAATTAATGCTCTGAAACAGAGAACCAAACTGTAGAAACATGAAATTCTGTAGAAAACAATGTCTTGAGCTCTGAAGTAGCAActgctggtgattttttttcctttttactgttgaACTTGGAACTATGTTggtttttggagaaatgtcataAATTACTGTTTTGCTGAGAATATAGTTAATGTtgctgtttggtttgtttgtaatGTTATCAGCTATATTCTATAAACTGGCATCTGCTCTTTATTCAGAAATACAAAAGTGAATACTGACTTTTTTGAGTCTATCCTCGTCTTCTCGACTTTCTTGTAATTAAATCTGACTTTCACAATGAAGTGCCTTTTTCCTGGAAGTGGTTTGTAGACTTCCTTTACAATACTTCAGTGGAATAGATGTCTTAGAAACTGATAAACATGAAAATGATTGTCTGAGATATGTCTGTGGCCCATCTAGCTTTGAGGGAAAGATATACCAATATGATAGCAGATGCCATTTCTTACATGTATGAATTTGATTTTCTAGAGACCTGTTTCGGGGCTCTCCCAAGAGAAAGGTGAGACTATAAATGATTAGGAATAATTTTGCTTACTTTTTACCTAAtctccacttttttttgttttggtagcTTACTACcttcaaaatgtatataatttgttTCTTCTAGCTTACTGATAATCTAATGTTCAATGAACTtccattcatatttaaatttgGGTCATATCAGAAAGTCTACATTTGCAGgtgttcaaaattataaaaattggaTGCAGGTTTATTTAATAGCTGTGATCAATGATTCTCAAGCCTCAAATATGTTAATAGACAAATTTTCACTGCGTATCATGGTAATTATTCATGTATATAATTGCCCTCGGTCCCCTTCTCACCCCATCCCCTGTCCTTCACCCCATAGCAGTGGCTTGATTATTTCAGTTGAGTAAAGCATGGTGCTAATAGACCAGGGTCACAGTTTCAAAACTTCATTGAGCCAGTTAGCATCACAGAAGGAGAAATTCTTCCACATTTGCTCATTGCACCGTTAATTCCAGCTAGTAGTTTTGCCAGATGCATGTGTTAGTCCTGCAAGGAGAGAAGAGGTCAGTTAGCACAAATTCTTAACCATGAGTGGAAAAACTTGTTATCCTGAGAAGGGTCAGCTTAGAAGTCCTTATAAATAAAGGATCTAGACTCTGTTTTTAGCTACATGGAAACCAAATTAAGCcaatattttttctcatgtttttgaGAATGAGGATGCCTCagatcaaaatttttaaatttttctttattcataatgTTCTTTGAAGGGTTTAAAACAGGATGTTGATTAATTAGTCTGGGCATACCAGATAAGCTGATGAGTTTGTTCTTGTTCTGAACAAGAAGTAGCCTTTGGATTGGAATTGCTGTTTGAGAAGGGAATAGAGAATATAATTAATAGTTATGAGGATTTGGAGGCTTGGCTTTTCCATTTGCAGATAATATCCTGATAATTCTAATGAGTAATAGACTTGGATAACTTTTGATAAAAGAGTACTTCCAAAATGACCACTTCTCGTCTTCTAATGTGTAAATACTTACTGAGGTCCTCTTATCTTCTAATACGAATTTTCATTTACTAAGCAAATT
This genomic interval from Physeter macrocephalus isolate SW-GA chromosome 4, ASM283717v5, whole genome shotgun sequence contains the following:
- the NRAS gene encoding LOW QUALITY PROTEIN: GTPase NRas (The sequence of the model RefSeq protein was modified relative to this genomic sequence to represent the inferred CDS: substituted 2 bases at 2 genomic stop codons); translated protein: MLTTPCCQESSGIYELETKALGGSCWCEMTEYKLVVVGAGGVGKSALTIQLIQNHFVDEYDPTIEDSYRKQVVIDGETCLLDILDTAGQEEYSAMXDXYMRTGEGFLCVFAINNSKSFADINLYREQIKRVKDSDDVPMVLVGNKCDLPTRTVDTKQAHELAKSYGIPFIETSAKTRQGVEDAFYTLVREIRQYRMKKLNSSDDGTQGCMGLPCVVM